A region of Vitis riparia cultivar Riparia Gloire de Montpellier isolate 1030 chromosome 1, EGFV_Vit.rip_1.0, whole genome shotgun sequence DNA encodes the following proteins:
- the LOC117922704 gene encoding nuclear transcription factor Y subunit B-4-like, with protein MADEQDLLLPIANVGRIMKQIPPPSAKISKEAKETMQECVSEFIKFVTGEASEKCQRENRKTVNGDDICWALSALGFDDHAEAIVRYLHKYREFERERLNQRVQNEVDSTRTISGASDYKCIQAGKQTETSTPLLLFEVTDQNGNSSLTKPF; from the coding sequence ATGGCTGATGAGCAGGATCTCCTGCTGCCTATTGCCAATGTGGGTCGGATCATGAAGCAAATCCCGCCACCAAGTGCCAAGATTTCCAAAGAAGCCAAAGAAACAATGCAAGAATGTGTATCTGAGTTCATAAAGTTTGTTACTGGCGAAGCATCTGAAAAGTGTCAAAGGGAGAACCGAAAGACCGTGAATGGAGATGACATTTGTTGGGCACTGAGTGCTCTGGGATTTGATGACCATGCTGAGGCTATAGTAAGGTATTTGCATAAGTACAGGGAGTTTGAAAGAGAGAGACTAAATCAAAGGGTCCAAAATGAAGTCGATAGCACTCGAACCATATCTGGAGCATCAGACTATAAATGCATCCAAGCGGGGAAGCAGACTGAAACTTCTACTCCACTATTATTGTTCGAAGTTACTGATCAAAATGGTAATAGCTCTCTTACAAAGCCATTTTGA